Proteins encoded within one genomic window of Humulus lupulus chromosome 1, drHumLupu1.1, whole genome shotgun sequence:
- the LOC133800663 gene encoding uncharacterized protein LOC133800663: MEMAMSCCNPSPFLGKFRTPFHSGISQFREVIGNSTQAARVTALFWGPKKVAEPKEVDFSLGKYALAGSSPQGVSESEVKPKVISISVLSSISEVSPGGWDACTLDATGPEKYNPFLTHAFLSSLEESGSAVKETGWMSCHIIAKDESDNILGAVPLYLKSHSYGEFVFDHSWADAYRSFGSRYYPKLQCCVPFTPVTGPRILVCNTSFKDEVFEILVSALKDLTAKFQISSLHITFPSQNEWCKLSEQGFLQRIGMQYHWKNLNYKSFNEFLMDMKQSKRKNIRQERKKILQQNLTMKRLRGHEIKARHWDSFYNFYRNTADNKWGTPYLTRDFFHIMASKMGDQVLLVIAEDGEEFVAGALNLIGGDTLYGRLWGCHPRTYYPSLHFEACYYQAIEAAIELNLRTVEAGAQGEHKIQRGYLPVTTYSSHYLMDEGFRMAIKDFLERESAQVKLVMKLLHESGPFKEGIHQDNLYM, encoded by the exons ATGGAAATGGCAATGAGCTGTTGCAATCCTTCGCCATTTCTCGGAAAATTCCGAACCCCTTTTCATTCT GGAATATCACAATTCAGAGAAGTTATTGGGAATTCAACTCAGGCAGCTAGAGTTACTGCACTGTTTTGGGGTCCTAAGAAGGTTGCTGAGCCAAAAGAAGTGGATTTTTCTCTAGGGAAATATGCTTTGGCAGGGTCAAGCCCACAG GGAGTTTCAGAGAGTGAGGTGAAACCTAAAGTGATATCAATTTCAGTTCTTTCTTCCATCTCGGAGGTCTCACCTGGTGGCTGGGATGCGTGCACGTTGGATGCAACGGGCCCTGAGAAGTATAACCCTTTTCTTACACATGCTTTTCTTTCAAGCTTGGAGGAGTCCGGTTCTGCTGTGAAG GAAACAGGATGGATGTCATGTCATATCATTGCTAAGGACGAATCTGATAATATTCTAGGTGCTGTTCCACTCTACCTTAAAAG TCACTCCTATGGTGAATTTGTTTTTGATCATTCTTGGGCTGATGCTTACCGTAGTTTTGGGTCGAGATACTATCCAAAATTGCAATGTTGTGTACCTTTTACTCCCGTTACTGGTCCAAGGATTTTAGTCTGTAATACCTCGTTCAAAGATGAAGTGTTTGAAATTTTGGTCTCTGCTTTGAAGGATCTGACAGCCAAG TTCCAGATTTCTTCATTGCACATTACTTTCCCATCTCAAAACGAATGGTGTAAATTAAGTGAACAAGGTTTTCTGCAAAGGATTGGAATGCAATATCACTGGAAGAACCTTAACTATAAGAG TTTTAATGAGTTCTTGATGGACATGAAGCAAAGTAAAAGGAAAAATATTCGACAAGAAAGGAAAAAG ATTTTACAGCAGAATCTGACCATGAAAAGGCTCCGTGGCCATGAAATAAAG GCTAGGCATTGGGATTCCTTCTATAATTTTTACAGAAACACGGCAGATAACAA GTGGGGCACTCCTTATTTGACTAGGGATTTCTTTCACATCATGGCATCAAAGATGGGAGATCAGGTACTACTTGTCATAGCTGAAGACGGGGAAGAATTCGTTGCAGGAGCTCTTAATCTTATAGGAGGAGATACTTTATATGGGCGCCTATGGGGATGTCACCCACGAACATATTATCCAAGTTTGCATTTTGAAGCTTGCTATTACCAG GCAATAGAAGCTGCTATAGAACTTAATCTGAGGACCGTAGAGGCTGGAGCTCAGGGTGAGCACAAGATTCAGCGGGGTTATCTGCCCGTCACAACTTATAGCTCCCATTACCTAATGGATGAGGGTTTCAGGATGGCCATAAAAGACTTTCTAGAGCGTGAATCAGCTCAG GTTAAGCTTGTTATGAAACTATTACATGAATCTGGTCCCTTCAAGGAAGGTATACATCAAGATAATCTTTATATGTGA